One genomic window of Coleofasciculus sp. FACHB-1120 includes the following:
- a CDS encoding response regulator, producing the protein MSVETEENHKTIFLVEDNKADIRLIQEALKNSSLPHQVVTVRDGVDAMAFLRQEGEYADAPRPDLILLDLNLPKKDGREVLAEIKADPKLKRIPVVVLTTSKNEDDIFHSYDLHVNCYITKSRNLSQLFKIVKGIEEFWLETVTLPSE; encoded by the coding sequence GTGAGCGTAGAAACGGAAGAAAACCACAAAACAATCTTTTTAGTCGAGGACAATAAAGCCGATATCCGCTTAATCCAAGAAGCCTTAAAAAATAGCTCGCTTCCACACCAAGTCGTGACAGTTAGGGATGGTGTGGATGCGATGGCTTTCTTGCGCCAAGAAGGCGAGTATGCTGATGCACCTCGCCCTGACCTGATTTTGCTGGATTTGAACTTGCCGAAGAAGGATGGTCGAGAAGTTTTGGCGGAAATTAAAGCCGATCCCAAGCTGAAACGCATCCCAGTAGTAGTGCTGACAACTTCAAAAAATGAAGATGATATTTTCCATAGCTATGACTTGCACGTAAATTGCTACATCACCAAATCCCGCAACCTCAGCCAGCTCTTCAAAATTGTTAAAGGAATTGAAGAGTTTTGGCTGGAAACTGTTACCCTGCCATCGGAATGA